From a single Mus caroli chromosome X, CAROLI_EIJ_v1.1, whole genome shotgun sequence genomic region:
- the Spin2b gene encoding spindlin-2B — translation MKTPHKKGGAKEQMGEAVGHHIGSTTIKKKKASQKRQRSRSSSRRSIVGCRISHGWKEGDEPITQWKGTVLDQVPINPSLYLVKYDGIDCVYGLELHRDERILKLKILPDKVSFSRVSDVRLANTIIGKAVEHMFEGEHGSKDEWRGMVLAQAPIMNAWFYITYERDPVLYMYQLLDDYKEGDLRIMPESSASPPADREPEGVVDGLIGKHVEYTKEDGSKRTGKVIHQVKAKPSVYFIKFDDDFHIYVYDLVKKNS, via the coding sequence ATGAAGACCCCTCACAAAAAAGGTGGAGCAAAAGAGCAAATGGGAGAAGCCGTAGGTCACCACATTGGCTCTACAACCATCAAGAAGAAAAAAGCTtctcagaagaggcagaggagcagaTCTTCATCCCGTAGGAGCATCGTGGGCTGCAGAATTTCTcatgggtggaaggaaggagatgaGCCGATCACACAGTGGAAAGGGACTGTGCTGGATCAGGTGCCTATCAACCCCTCTCTCTACCTGGTGAAATATGATGGGATTGACTGTGTCTATGGACTGGAACTTCACAGAGATGAAAGGATTTTAAAGCTTAAAATCCTTCCTGATAAGGTGTCGTTCTCTCGAGTCAGCGATGTGCGCCTTGCTAATACCATAATTGGCAAAGCAGTGGAACACATGTTTGAGGGTGAGCATGGCTCTAAGGATGAATGGAGGGGGATGGTCCTGGCTCAAGCGCCTATCATGAACGCCTGGTTTTACATTACTTATGAGAGAGATCCCGTTTTGTACATGTATCAGCTTCTGGATGATTATAAAGAGGGTGACCTCCGTATCATGCCAGAGTCCAGTGCATCTCCTCCAGCAGACAGGGAGCCAGAAGGAGTTGTAGATGGCCTGATAGGTAAACATGTGGAATACACCAAAGAAGATGGCTCCAAGAGGACAGGCAAGGTCATTCACCAAGTTAAAGCCAAGCCTTCTGTGTACTTCATCAAGTTTGACGATGATTTCCATATCTATGTCTATGACTTGGTGAAAAAGAACTCTTAG